GCACGCCCGCCGCGTCGAAGCTGCGGCGGTAGTGCGGAACGTTCTCGTACGCGTGGCGCAGCGACCACTTCAGGCGCGAGAGCTGCAGCGCCCGCAGTTCGTCGCGGCTCGCGGTCTCGATCGGCTCGAGTGCGCCGGCCGGGTGGGACGGTCGTGTCATGGGGATCGCTCCTCCGGTGGAGTGATGTCGTTCTGTTTATATGGAGTCGCAATTTATAAACCGACCAGTCGGTCGATTATAAATACTTTCCCGGTCCGCCCTGCAAAGATCCTTTACCGTTCCCGCAACCATCGGCGGCATCGCGACGGCGTTTTTCCGCTCGGCCGCCGCCCGCCCGTCGAGGCGCCGCACGGCCGCGCCCCGGATTTCGGTGCCGGACCGCCTGTTAGAATCGCTGCTCGCGCCCTGCCACGACCAAGGACACTCCATGCCGATCTCTTCGCCCGCCCTTCCGCGCTGGACGCTCGCCGCCCCGCTCGCCGCCTGGCTGGTGCTCGCGCTGTCGCGCGTCGTGCCGGCCGAAGGCATCGTCATCGCATTCGTCGCGGCCGCGCTCGCGGGCGCCGTGTTCTCCGCCGTTCACCACGCCGAAGTCGTCGCGCACCGCGTCGGCGAGCCGTTCGGCACGCTCGTGCTCGCGATCGCCGTCACCGTGATCGAGGTCGCGCTGATCGTATCGGTGATGCTGTCGGCCGGTCCCGAGAAAGCGGGGCTTGCGCGCGACACAGTGTTCGCCGCGGTGATGATCGTCTGCAACGGGATCGTCGGGCTGTGCCTGCTCGTCGGCGGCTGGAGGCACGGCGAGCAGGATTTCCAGGGGCGCGGCGCGACGAAGGCGCTCGCGGTGCTCGCGTCGCTGTCGGTGCTCTCGCTCGTGATGCCGAACTATCTGAGCGCCGCGCCCGGCCCGAGGCTGTCGACGTCGCAGCTCGCGTTCGCCGGCGTGTCGTCGCTCGTGCTGTACGGCGTGTTCGTGTTCGTGCAGACGGTTCGCCACCGCGACTACTTCCTGATCGACGGCAGCAACGCCGACGAATCCGTCCACGCGGTGCCGCCGAGCGGCCGCACCACGCTCGTCAGCATCGTGTCCCTGTTCGTGAGCCTCGTCGCGGTCGTGCTGCTCGCGAAACTGCTGTCGCCCGCGGTCGAGCGCACGGTGTTGCGGCTCGGCGCGCCCGAGGCGGCCGTTGGCATCGTGATCGCCGCGCTCGTGCTGCTGCCGGAGGGGCTCGCCGCCGTCGGCGCGGCGCGCGCGAACCGGCTGCAAACGAGCATGAATCTCGCGCTCGGCTCCGCGCTCGCGAGCATCGGCCTCACGATTCCGACCGTCGCCGCCGTGTTCATCTGGACGGGCAATCCGCTCACGCTCGGCATCGGCGGAATGGAGACGGTGCTGCTGTCGCTCACGCTGCTCGTCAGCACGCTCACGCTCAGCATGGGACGCACGACGGTGCTGCACGGCGTCGTCCATCTGTCGCTGTTCGCCGCGTATCTGTTCCTGTCCGTCACGCACTGACCCCGCGCCGCCGCCGCGCGCTCCCGCACCGCGCGCGTCGCCGTGCGCCCGGACGGCGCGGCGCGCGGCCCATCGCCCGACATCGCGCATCGCGATGCGCGGCGCGTCCCGCCGTTACGCGACCTCGCGCAACGCGTTGCCCGCGCCGCCGTTCAGCCGGTTGAGCTCCCTCAGATCGTTTTCGAGCGCCGGCGCGAGCGTCGTGCGCAGATGGTCGAGGAACGTGCGGATCTTCGCGTCGAGATAGCGGCGCGTCGCGTAGACCGCGTACACGCTCAGCGTGTCGAGCCGATAGTTCGGCAGCACGCGCACGAGCCGCCCTTCGCGGATGTCGTCGAGCGCCGTGTACAGCGCGATCGAGCCGATCCCGCGCCCCGCGCGCACCGCCACCGACAGCGCGTCCGGCACGTTCGCCTGGAACGGTGCGGGCGGCAGCGCGTAGACGGTCTCCTCCCCGTCGTCGCGCTCGAGCCGCCACTCGCCGCCCGGCGACGCCGGCGTGTCGAGCCGCAGGCACACGTGCTTCGCGAGATCCTCGGGCGTCGTCGGCGTGCCGTGCCGGGCGAGATACTCGCGCGACGCGACGAGCACGCTGCAGCTCGTCCCGCAGGTCTGCGCGACGTAGCCCGAATCGGGCAGATGCGACGCCGACACGATCGACACGTCGTAACCCTCCTCGACGAGATTCGGCATGCGCTGCGCGAGCGTGAGTTCGACCGACACGTCCGGATTGTCTTCCTGATAGCGGACGATCGACGACACCACGTGGCTCTGCCCGAGCCCCGTCATCGCATGGATGCGCAGCTTGCCGCTCGGCCGCAGCAGCGCGTTGCGCGCCTCGGCGTTCGCGTAGTCGATCTCGGCGAGGATCGACTTCGCGCGTTCGAAGTAGCGCTGGCCGCTTTCGGTCAGGCCGAGGTGACGGGTCGTGCGGTGCAGAAGGCGCGTCTGCACGTGCGCTTCGAGATTCGAAACGGCGCGCGACACCTGGGCCGTGGTCGCGTCGATTTCCTTCGCGACCGCTGTGAAACTGCCGGCTTCGACGACGCGCACGAACAGGCGCATGTTATCGAGCATGTCCATGGGATGGGCTTCGGGAATGAATGGGGAACGATGGCCGGCGGGATGCGGCGCTTGCCGCGATGCGCGGCCGGGGGCGGCTGATCGACCGGATGCGCGGGCCATGGGGCAGGCTGGAGGCGGGCATCGCGGGCGGCAAATTATGTGATTCGTCGAGATCAGAACGGGCGAATTGTACGCCGATGCGCGCCGGCGCGCGCTCTCGCGCGCATTTTTCGCATCCTGAAATGCCGACGGCCGGCCGCGCCATCCGCGGGGCCGGCAATTTATATCACAATGACATATAATTTCGGGCTTGTCGCGCGACCGATCGGCGCACCCCTCCATTTACGTTACGGCAGTCCGACCTTGTCCTCGTCCCTCGCGTTTCGTCACCGCCTCGTTCACTGGCTCCTGCGCTTCGTCCCGATCCCGGTCACGCTCAGCCTGCGCGAACGGCTGCGCTCGTGCGCGGGCGCGCTCGTCGGCATCGGCTGCGTCGGCGTGACGATGCGCGCGCTGCCGGGCATTCCGGGCGACGTGCCGCTCCTCGTCGCGCCGATGGGCGCCTCGGCCGTGCTGCTGTTCGCGGTGCCGGCAAGCCCGCTCGCGCAGCCGTGGTCGCTGATCGGCGGCAACCTCGTCGCGGCGACGGTCGGCGTCGCGTGCGCGCAGTGGATCGCCGATCCCGTGCTCGCCGCGTCGGTCGCGATCGCGGGCGCGATCGGCGCGATGTTCGCGCTGCGCTGCGTGCATCCGCCGTCGGGCGCGGTCGCGCTGACGGCGGTCGTCGGCGGCCCGGCCGTGCACGCGCTCGGCTTTCGCTTCGTCGTCGAGCCGATCGCGCTGCAATCGGCGGCCCTTCTCGGCGCGGCGCTCGCCTACCACGCGCTCACCGGCCACCGCTATCCGCACGGCGGCGCGCGGCCGCAGGCCGACGCGAGCGCGAACGTCACGGCCGCGCCGCAGCACGCGCGCTTCCTGCGCGCCGATCTCGAAGCGGCGCTGAAAAACCGCAGCGAATGGCTCGACGTCGCGCCCGAGGATCTCGAATCGCTGCTGCGCGAAACCGAGCTGCGCGCGTACGCGCGCACGTTCGACGAACTGTCGTGCGCCGACATCATGTCGCGCCACCCGATCAGCATCGCGCCCGACACGCCGCTGCCCGCCGCGATGACGCTGCTCGACCGGCACCGGATCAAGGCGCTGCCGGTCGTCGACGCGAATGCGCGCGTCGTCGGCATCGTCACGCGCGCGGACCTGTCGAAGGCCGCGCCTTACGCGACGCCGGGCTTCCTGCGCGGCCTGTCCGCGCGGCTGCCGCGCTCGCTCGTCGGCCCGGCGTTCGTCGCGCGGGCCGTGATGAGCACGCGCGTGCACACGGTGCGCCCGGCAACGCCGATCGCCGAGCTCGTGCCGCTCTTCGCCGATCACGGCCACCACCACATCCCGGTCGTCGACGCGGAGCACAGGCTCGCCGGCATCGTCACGCAGGCGGACCTGATCGCCGGGCTCTACCGGCAGTCGCAGGTGCGGCTCGCCGCCTGATCGGCGCGGAATCGACGCGGAAACGCCGGGGCGGAAAAGGACTCGACACCCTGAATCCGGGCATGCCGAGCGCCGCTCAAATACATCACAATATGATATATTTCGCTCTTTTCGATCACGTTGGAACGTCGATGACGAAACCGGCACGCGAACTGCGCAAGACAGATTTCGAACAGCTTTCCGAATTCCGCTATCAGATGCGGCGCTTCGAGCGCTTCTCCGAGCGGGCCGCGCAAAGCGAGGGCATCACGCCGCTGCAATACCTGCTGCTGCTGCACATCAAGGGCTATCCGCAGCGCGACTGGGCGACGGTGGGCGAGCTCGCCGAGCGGCTGCAGGCGCAGCATCACGGCGTCGTCGCGCTGGTGACGCGCTGCGAAGCGGTCGGCCTCGTGCGGCGCAGGCCGAGCGACACCGATCGCAGGCAAGTCGAAGTGCATCTGGAGACGGCCGGCGAGCGCGTGCTCGCGCGGCTCGCCGAGCTGCACCGCGCCGAGCTGAAATCGCTGCGCGGCGCGTTCCAGGTGCCGCAGATCGATTACTGAACCGATAAAACCACAAACGTCCCCCCCGACATCATGAGCATCGCCGCCCCACACAAACGCGATTTCGCGTCGAACACACGACTGCCTCGCATCGCGCTCCTCGCGCTCGCGATCGGCGTGCTCAGCACGCTCGCCGCATTCGCGCTGCTGAGCCTCATCCATCTGTTCACGAACCTGTTCTTCTTCCAGCAATTCTCGTTCGCCGACCGCTCGCCCGCGCTGAACACGCTCGGGCCGTGGGCGGCCGCGGTGCCCGTCGCGGGCGGCGTCGTCGTCGGGCTGATCGCGCGCTTCGGGTCGGAGAAGATCCGCGGCCACGGAATTCCCGAAGCGATCGAGGCGATCCTGTTCGGCAAGAGCCGGATGTCGCCGAAGGTCGCGATATTGAAGCCGCTCGCATCGGGCATCGTGATCGGCAGCGGCGGGCCGTTCGGCGCCGAAGGCCCGATCATCATGACGGGCGGTGCGATCGGCTCGCTGATCGCGCAGTTCGTGAAGGTGACGGCGGCCGAGCGCAAGACGCTGCTCGTTGCCGGCGCGACGGCCGGGATGACCGCAGTGTTCGGCACGCCGGTGGCCGCCGTACTGCTCGCCGTCGAGTTGCTGCTGTTCGAGTGGCGGCCGCGCAGCTTCCTGCCGGTCGCGCTCGCGTGCGCGGTCGCGGGTTTCGCGCGCGCCGCGTTCTTCGGCGTCGGCCCGCTGTTTCCGGTCGAGACCGCGACGCCGACGGCCGCCGCGCTCGGCTCGTGCGCGCTGGCGGGCCTGCTGTCGGGCGCGCTCGCGTGCGGGCTGTCGGTCTCGCTCTACAAGACCGAGGACTGGTTCGGCAAGCTGCCCGTCCACTGGATGTGGTGGCCCGCGATCGGCGGCCTCGCGGTCGGGATCGGCGGGCTGATCGAGCCGCGTGCGCTCGGCGTCGGCTACGACGTGATCGGCGATCTGCTCCACGGCCACATCGTGCTGCAGATCGCGCTCGCGATTCTCGTCGTCAAGGCGGTGATCTGGGTGATCGCGCTCGGCTCGGGCACCTCGGGCGGCGTGCTCGCGCCGCTGCTGATGCTGGGCGCGGGGCTCGGCACGCTGCTCGGGCCCGTGCTGCCGGGCGGCGAGCCGGCGCTGTGGCCGCTCGTCTGCATGGCGGCCACGCTCGGCGCGACGCTCGGCGCGCCGCTCACCGCGATCGTGTTCGCGTTCGGCCTCACGCACGACGCGAACGCGCTGCTGCCGCTCCTCACCGCGACGCTCGTCGCGCACGGCTTCGCGACCGTCGCGATGAAGCGCTCGATCATGACCGAGAAGATCGCGCGGCGCGGCTATCACATCTATCGCGAATACGGCGTCGATCCGCTCGAGCGCCATTACGTCGACGAAGTGATGACGCGCGACGCCGTGACGATCGACGCGGACCTGAGCGCCGACATCGTGCGCGCGCGCTACTTCGGGGCGACGCAGGCTCACCGCGCGTACCCGGTCGTGCGCGACGGCGTGCTGATCGGCATGCTCGATCGCGCGACGCTCGATCGGGGCGCGGACGCGCACGGCGGCAATGCGCACGTCGGCGGCCGGCAAGCGGGCGTTGCGCAAGCGTCGCAGACGCAGGCGGCCGACGTGCGGGTCGCCGACATGCTGCCGCGCCGCGCCCCGCTCGTCGCGCTCGCCGACGAAACGTGCCGCCTCGTCGCGACCCGGCTTGCCCTGCATCAGCTCGAACGCCTGCCGGTCGTCGCCGACCCGGACACGATGCAACTCGTCGGCATCGTGTCGCGCAGCGATCTCGTGAAGCCGGCGCTCCACCACTTCGACGACGAACACAAGCGCGAACGCTTTCGCCGCGCACGTCCGGCCGCGTTCGTCAAGCGCCGCTTCGCGCCGGCGCGCAAGACGGGCTGAGCGGCGCGCGGCGGCCGGCCCCGCCGGCGCGCGCTGTCGAGACCGCGCGCGACCCGCCTGGGCCCGGCACGCTGCGCGCCCGCGCCGCCGGTTGCAACGTCGCCTTCTTTTGTTTTGAAGCGGAATACTGAGCCGAAGAACGGATCGCATGTGCGTCGAGGCTGACCGAGCTTGACACCGCCGCCGATGGCGCGGGTTCGCAAGACGGCCTCCCGCGACGCGACGCCCGCGCCTCGCGACCGGAACCGGCCGCCCGATCCACGCCGCGCAGGGCGCACGCGCCTCGCGGGCCGTCACGCGGCCCTCGCCCGCTGGCCGTATGGTAAGCTCGCGCGGCAAGCCGAAGCCGGCCTGCCATGCCGGCCGCCGCACGGCCCGACGCGGCGCCACTGGCCACGGCCGTCCGGCCCCCGTGCCGCGGCGCTGCGTTCGAATCGCTCCGTGCGTCGCCCGTGCAAGCCGGAGCGCGCGTT
The nucleotide sequence above comes from Burkholderia thailandensis E264. Encoded proteins:
- a CDS encoding HPP family protein, encoding MSSSLAFRHRLVHWLLRFVPIPVTLSLRERLRSCAGALVGIGCVGVTMRALPGIPGDVPLLVAPMGASAVLLFAVPASPLAQPWSLIGGNLVAATVGVACAQWIADPVLAASVAIAGAIGAMFALRCVHPPSGAVALTAVVGGPAVHALGFRFVVEPIALQSAALLGAALAYHALTGHRYPHGGARPQADASANVTAAPQHARFLRADLEAALKNRSEWLDVAPEDLESLLRETELRAYARTFDELSCADIMSRHPISIAPDTPLPAAMTLLDRHRIKALPVVDANARVVGIVTRADLSKAAPYATPGFLRGLSARLPRSLVGPAFVARAVMSTRVHTVRPATPIAELVPLFADHGHHHIPVVDAEHRLAGIVTQADLIAGLYRQSQVRLAA
- a CDS encoding MarR family winged helix-turn-helix transcriptional regulator: MTKPARELRKTDFEQLSEFRYQMRRFERFSERAAQSEGITPLQYLLLLHIKGYPQRDWATVGELAERLQAQHHGVVALVTRCEAVGLVRRRPSDTDRRQVEVHLETAGERVLARLAELHRAELKSLRGAFQVPQIDY
- a CDS encoding LysR family transcriptional regulator, which gives rise to MDMLDNMRLFVRVVEAGSFTAVAKEIDATTAQVSRAVSNLEAHVQTRLLHRTTRHLGLTESGQRYFERAKSILAEIDYANAEARNALLRPSGKLRIHAMTGLGQSHVVSSIVRYQEDNPDVSVELTLAQRMPNLVEEGYDVSIVSASHLPDSGYVAQTCGTSCSVLVASREYLARHGTPTTPEDLAKHVCLRLDTPASPGGEWRLERDDGEETVYALPPAPFQANVPDALSVAVRAGRGIGSIALYTALDDIREGRLVRVLPNYRLDTLSVYAVYATRRYLDAKIRTFLDHLRTTLAPALENDLRELNRLNGGAGNALREVA
- a CDS encoding calcium:proton antiporter codes for the protein MPISSPALPRWTLAAPLAAWLVLALSRVVPAEGIVIAFVAAALAGAVFSAVHHAEVVAHRVGEPFGTLVLAIAVTVIEVALIVSVMLSAGPEKAGLARDTVFAAVMIVCNGIVGLCLLVGGWRHGEQDFQGRGATKALAVLASLSVLSLVMPNYLSAAPGPRLSTSQLAFAGVSSLVLYGVFVFVQTVRHRDYFLIDGSNADESVHAVPPSGRTTLVSIVSLFVSLVAVVLLAKLLSPAVERTVLRLGAPEAAVGIVIAALVLLPEGLAAVGAARANRLQTSMNLALGSALASIGLTIPTVAAVFIWTGNPLTLGIGGMETVLLSLTLLVSTLTLSMGRTTVLHGVVHLSLFAAYLFLSVTH